In one window of Saprospiraceae bacterium DNA:
- the ruvX gene encoding Holliday junction resolvase RuvX gives MGRILGIDYGAKRCGIAVTDPLQIIVNGLTTVDSKLLREFILDYHQKEQLDKIVIGISFHKDNTPTSIREEIDGFVKWIQESMEGIDVDFVDERNTSVSARKAILDAGIGKNKRKEKALLDKVSAVLILQRYLGHF, from the coding sequence ATGGGAAGAATTCTGGGAATCGATTACGGTGCAAAAAGATGTGGTATTGCAGTTACAGATCCATTACAAATTATTGTCAATGGGCTAACGACAGTTGACAGCAAATTGCTTCGTGAATTTATTCTCGATTATCATCAAAAGGAGCAACTGGATAAGATCGTGATAGGAATTTCATTTCACAAAGACAATACTCCAACTTCCATCCGGGAGGAAATTGATGGTTTTGTAAAATGGATTCAGGAATCGATGGAAGGAATAGATGTTGATTTTGTCGATGAGCGAAATACCTCCGTTTCAGCCAGGAAAGCGATTCTGGATGCCGGCATTGGGAAAAATAAAAGAAAGGAAAAGGCTCTGCTTGATAAAGTTAGTGCTGTATTGATTTTACAAAGATATTTAGGACACTTTTGA